One Acidobacteriota bacterium DNA segment encodes these proteins:
- a CDS encoding beta-ketoacyl-[acyl-carrier-protein] synthase family protein, translating into MRIPDLSRRVAVTGLGIICSIGRNREEVWQSIRESSGGFGQLSRFPGETFPTDVSAEVEGELETALGREIDRRLSRSDKLGIIAAKQALEHASSAGQPVLPDAVLVSVGSSTGGLLEGEAWYTARRKRGNRTAPLTKVLQQPTSGPADAIASALGLAGGVASNATACASGGASIGFAADMIRSGRTVAAIAGGTDALCRLTYSGFNVLQAVDPTPCKPFDSRRAGITLGEGAGFLFLEDWNEAEKRGATILAELLGYGASCDAHHATAPPADGRGAASAIRAALRDGRTAPEAVDYVNAHGTGTPLNDPAESCGITAALGAAIPVSSTKSFFGHTLGAAGGVEAVVTVMSLLEQTAPATLRWSQRDAECPLDYIEGSARPMRIDRAISNTFGFGGSNVTLLFGRVQGTDAG; encoded by the coding sequence GTGAGAATCCCCGATCTCTCGCGGCGTGTCGCGGTCACCGGCCTCGGCATCATCTGTTCGATCGGACGCAACCGGGAAGAGGTGTGGCAGTCGATTCGCGAATCCTCCGGCGGTTTCGGCCAGCTCTCCCGATTTCCCGGTGAAACCTTCCCCACCGATGTCTCCGCCGAAGTCGAGGGAGAGCTCGAGACCGCCCTTGGAAGGGAGATCGACCGGAGACTCTCCCGCTCGGACAAGCTCGGCATCATCGCGGCGAAGCAGGCGCTCGAGCATGCGAGCTCGGCGGGCCAACCCGTCCTCCCCGACGCCGTGCTCGTGTCGGTGGGTTCCTCGACCGGCGGGCTTCTGGAGGGAGAAGCGTGGTACACCGCGCGACGAAAACGAGGAAACCGCACCGCGCCCCTGACGAAAGTCCTGCAGCAGCCGACCTCGGGGCCCGCCGACGCAATCGCCTCAGCGCTGGGACTCGCTGGCGGCGTCGCTTCGAACGCTACCGCATGCGCTTCGGGAGGTGCTTCGATCGGCTTCGCAGCCGACATGATCCGTTCCGGCCGTACCGTCGCTGCCATTGCCGGCGGAACCGATGCGCTCTGCCGCCTCACCTACAGCGGCTTCAATGTGCTTCAGGCCGTCGACCCGACCCCCTGCAAGCCGTTCGACTCGCGGCGCGCCGGAATCACACTCGGGGAAGGCGCCGGCTTCCTCTTCCTCGAAGACTGGAATGAGGCGGAAAAACGAGGTGCCACGATTCTCGCCGAGCTTCTCGGCTACGGTGCCTCGTGCGACGCCCATCACGCGACCGCGCCCCCCGCCGATGGCCGAGGCGCAGCCAGCGCAATCCGCGCCGCGCTCAGAGACGGCCGAACCGCCCCCGAAGCGGTCGACTACGTCAACGCGCACGGAACGGGAACTCCACTGAACGATCCCGCGGAATCCTGCGGCATCACCGCGGCGCTCGGAGCCGCGATCCCGGTCTCGTCCACAAAATCGTTCTTCGGCCACACCCTCGGCGCGGCAGGGGGAGTCGAGGCGGTCGTCACCGTCATGTCCCTGCTCGAGCAGACGGCTCCGGCGACTCTCCGCTGGTCGCAGAGAGACGCCGAGTGTCCGCTCGACTACATCGAGGGAAGCGCCCGGCCGATGCGCATCGATCGCGCCATCTCGAATACCTTCGGATTCGGCGGCAGCAACGTGACACTGCTCTTCGGTCGCGTACAGGGGACGGATGCCGGCTGA
- a CDS encoding acyl carrier protein, translated as MTNEQLRRKLKEQLVERLNFEDLSADDIEDDEPLFAGGLELDSIDALEIVVMLESEFGIKIRNEESARQHFRSIATLADFVEERRPQTEKAG; from the coding sequence TTGACCAACGAACAACTCAGACGAAAGCTCAAAGAGCAGCTCGTCGAGCGCCTGAACTTCGAGGATCTTTCAGCAGACGACATCGAAGACGATGAGCCTCTCTTCGCGGGAGGACTCGAGCTCGATTCGATCGATGCGCTCGAAATCGTCGTCATGCTCGAAAGCGAGTTCGGGATCAAGATCCGTAACGAGGAATCGGCCAGACAGCACTTCCGGTCGATTGCCACACTGGCGGACTTCGTCGAAGAGCGGCGGCCGCAAACGGAAAAGGCCGGTTGA